A part of Apodemus sylvaticus chromosome 19, mApoSyl1.1, whole genome shotgun sequence genomic DNA contains:
- the Zfp57 gene encoding zinc finger protein 57 homolog: MAAKKQSKSAQRSRTSVSYEDVAVSFTQEEWEYLTSTQKNLYQKVMSETFKNLTFVDSKKKRQEPSSDLEDKDDDGEKPSTCTGVFKGGPFFFCLTCGKCFKKNSFLFNHQFPVRSRRLAVTNPQIRKALGPKPQAPGPKPQAPGPKPQAPGPKPQAPGHKPQHRGERPFFCNLCGKTYRDASGLSRHRRAHLGYRPRSCPVCGKCFRDQSEVNRHLKVHQNKPAPAPAPAPAAGNQKRKSKVPPTPPSSQATALKYVKVIQGPVARAKARNSGSSSLNVRSNPLTVNRAREKISCPYCRITFTMRTCFLSHLKIHFRRQPNQHFCCREAHSSNTLRMQKIYNCPVCDSSFRGKESLLDHLCCRRPIRFSKCWEILGHLLGYLREPLVLGNSLRVRESSREKMESRKRRRKHPGRENPETEGLSGDGEVAEMEVATNPDPMSVNPETPVTEGRN, translated from the exons ATGGCAGCTAAGAAACAG TCTAAGTCTGCCCAGCGATCCAGGACATCAGTCAGTTATGAAGACGTGGCAGTGTCTTTCACCCAGGAAGAATGGGAATATCTGACTTCCACACAGAAGAACCTTTACCAGAAAGTGATGTCAGAAACCTTCAAGAACCTGACTTTCGTCG ACAGCAAGAAAAAACGTCAAGAACCTAGCTCTGATCTGGAAGATAAAGATGATGATGGGGAGAAGCCCTCCACTTGCACAGGGGTATTCAAAGGTggtccattttttttctgtctgaccTGTGGCAAATGTTTCAAAAAGAACTCCTTCCTCTTTAATCACCAGTTTCCAGTGAGGTCCCGGAGGTTGGCAGTCACAAATCCACAAATCCGCAAAGCCCTTGGCCCCAAGCCACAAGCCCCTGGCCCCAAGCCACAAGCCCCTGGCCCCAAGCCACAAGCCCCTGGCCCCAAGCCACAAGCCCCTGGCCACAAGCCCCAGCATCGTGGAGAAAGGCCTTTCTTTTGCAATCTCTGTGGCAAGACTTACCGTGATGCTTCTGGACTGAGCCGTCACCGACGTGCTCATTTAGGTTATAGACCCCGTTCATGCCCTGTGTGTGGAAAGTGCTTCCGGGATCAGTCTGAGGTCAACCGCCACCTGAAGGTGCACCAAAACAAGCCAGCGCCAGCACCAGCGCCAGCTCCAGCGGCTGGCAACCAGAAGCGGAAGAGTAAGGTTCCACCTACACCACCTAGTTCCCAAGCAACCGCCCTCAAATATGTGAAAGTGATCCAGGGACCAGTGGCCAGGGCTAAGGCACGGAACAGTGGCTCCTCATCCCTGAACGTCAGATCCAACCCTCTTACAGTGAATCGCGCACGAGAAAAGATCTCTTGTCCCTATTGTCGCATAACTTTTACCATGAGAACTTGTTTCTTAAGCCACCTCAAGATCCACTTCAGGCGTCAACCCAACCAGCACTTCTGTTGCAGAGAGGCCCACTCATCCAACACACTCAGGATGCAAAAGATCTACAATTGCCCCGTCTGTGACAGCTCCTTTAGGGGAAAGGAGAGCCTGCTGGATCACTTGTGTTGCCGGAGACCAATCAGATTTAGTAAATGCTGGGAAATCCTGGGTCATTTACTTGGCTATCTTCGTGAACCGTTGGTGCTGGGAAATAGTTTAAGAGTAAGGGAATCTTCGAGGGAAAAGATGGAAtccaggaagagaaggaggaaacatCCAGGCAGAGAAAATCCTGAAACAGAAGGCCTGTCTGGGGATGGTGAGGTGGCAGAAATGGAGGTTGCCACCAACCCTGACCCCATGAGTGTGAACCCTGAGACCCCTGTGACAGAAGGAAGGAACTGA